One Candidatus Binatia bacterium DNA window includes the following coding sequences:
- a CDS encoding two-component system response regulator, whose product MTKPRILVVEDNVDNRCILVYRLRRMGEFEIVEVGDGAAALEEVERQAPDLIFMDLKMPVMDGWEATRRIRTLEGGKEIPIIALTAQAMAGDEEKALAAGCDDYLAKPIVDPAVIRQKIERWLGKGKSSESVSAAPRSEGT is encoded by the coding sequence ATGACAAAACCTAGGATTCTCGTCGTCGAGGACAACGTCGACAACCGCTGCATTCTCGTCTACCGTCTCCGGCGGATGGGGGAATTCGAGATCGTGGAGGTGGGCGACGGGGCGGCAGCCCTCGAGGAGGTAGAGCGGCAGGCGCCCGATCTCATCTTCATGGACCTCAAGATGCCCGTGATGGACGGATGGGAGGCGACCAGGAGGATTCGGACGCTCGAAGGCGGGAAGGAGATCCCGATCATCGCGCTCACGGCACAGGCCATGGCAGGCGACGAAGAAAAAGCCCTGGCAGCGGGCTGCGACGACTATCTGGCGAAGCCGATCGTGGATCCTGCCGTGATTCGGCAAAAGATCGAGCGCTGGCTCGGGAAGGGGAAAAGCTCGGAAAGCGTGAGTGCCGCCCCGCGATCCGAAGGCACCTGA
- a CDS encoding response regulator, with product MEEGGKRAVTILLVEDDDGHARLLERNLRRSGVLNRLVRVRDGQEALDYLHHAPPFDDPAANPVPSLVLLDVRMPRMDGFDFLAHIRRAGPLARLPVIMLTSTDNQREIDRAYELGANGYVVKPVQIESFIDRIRKLGMFLEIVEFPNRPSHDGSERTHRPLG from the coding sequence ATGGAAGAAGGAGGGAAGAGAGCCGTGACGATCCTTCTGGTGGAAGACGACGACGGACATGCGCGCCTTCTCGAGAGGAACCTGCGCCGCTCCGGCGTCTTGAACCGGCTCGTTCGGGTTCGCGACGGCCAGGAGGCGCTCGACTACCTGCACCACGCCCCCCCTTTCGACGACCCCGCGGCGAACCCCGTCCCGAGCCTCGTTCTTCTGGACGTTCGGATGCCGCGCATGGACGGTTTCGACTTCCTCGCCCATATCCGGCGGGCAGGACCGCTCGCGCGGCTTCCGGTGATCATGCTCACGTCGACGGACAACCAGCGGGAGATCGACCGCGCTTACGAGCTCGGAGCGAACGGTTACGTCGTGAAGCCGGTGCAGATCGAATCTTTCATCGACCGGATCCGCAAACTCGGCATGTTCCTCGAAATCGTGGAGTTTCCGAACCGGCCGTCGCACGATGGAAGCGAACGGACCCATCGTCCTCTTGGTTGA
- a CDS encoding TIGR00725 family protein, whose translation MVGGSRVPDEVLRLAEEVGREIARRGATLVCGGRGGVMEAAARGASLAGGWTVGILPSYDWEEANPYLGVVVPSGLGHARNAVVVAASDGVVALAGESGTLSEIGLARKLGRRVVALRAWEFVPGVLHARDPAEAVRLALGESR comes from the coding sequence GTGGTGGGCGGTTCGCGCGTCCCGGACGAAGTTCTGCGGCTCGCCGAGGAAGTCGGTCGTGAAATCGCGCGCCGCGGCGCCACGCTCGTTTGCGGTGGCCGGGGCGGCGTGATGGAAGCGGCCGCGCGGGGGGCTTCCCTCGCCGGAGGGTGGACGGTGGGGATTCTACCCTCCTACGACTGGGAGGAAGCCAATCCCTACCTCGGCGTCGTCGTCCCCTCCGGGCTCGGGCACGCACGAAACGCGGTCGTCGTCGCCGCCTCGGACGGGGTGGTGGCGCTCGCCGGGGAATCCGGGACCCTCTCGGAGATCGGTCTCGCACGGAAACTCGGCCGGAGGGTCGTGGCGCTTCGGGCGTGGGAGTTCGTCCCGGGAGTCCTCCACGCCCGGGATCCCGCCGAGGCCGTTCGCCTCGCTCTGGGCGAGAGCCGCTAG
- a CDS encoding 5-formyltetrahydrofolate cyclo-ligase produces the protein MAFLSKPELRRRIWARIRASGVARFPILEGHTPNFVGAERATRLLRELTLWKRARTVKLGLDAPLLSLRRMALLEGKTVYLAVPGLRTENCFVELDPQRLRRSVLPFAASLRGALRFGRTLSPSELQPIDLVVVGSLAANRHGARIGKGGGETDLEYGLLRREGKVREYTPVVTLLHPVQVLDERIPMRAHDVPVDFLVTVDQVLAAPNLHPRPRGIFWELLPEEAFRKIPVLRKGRREMRFGTRPV, from the coding sequence ATGGCGTTCCTCTCGAAACCGGAACTCCGCCGGCGAATCTGGGCCAGAATCCGCGCTTCGGGTGTCGCGCGCTTTCCGATCCTCGAGGGGCACACGCCGAACTTCGTCGGAGCCGAACGCGCCACGCGTCTTCTGCGCGAGCTCACGCTCTGGAAGCGAGCGAGGACCGTGAAACTGGGACTCGACGCTCCGCTGCTCTCTTTGCGCCGGATGGCGCTTCTCGAGGGGAAAACCGTCTACCTGGCGGTTCCCGGTCTGCGCACCGAGAACTGTTTCGTGGAACTCGACCCGCAGCGCTTGCGGCGCAGCGTGCTGCCGTTCGCGGCGAGCCTCCGGGGAGCCCTGCGCTTCGGACGCACGCTCTCGCCGTCGGAACTGCAACCCATCGACCTCGTCGTCGTGGGCTCCCTCGCCGCCAACCGCCACGGCGCGCGCATCGGGAAAGGCGGCGGGGAGACGGACCTCGAGTACGGTCTTCTCCGGCGCGAGGGCAAGGTGCGGGAGTACACGCCGGTGGTCACCTTGCTCCACCCGGTACAGGTGCTCGACGAGCGGATCCCCATGCGCGCCCACGACGTGCCCGTCGACTTCCTCGTCACGGTCGACCAGGTCCTCGCCGCGCCGAACCTGCACCCGCGTCCGCGGGGAATCTTCTGGGAGCTCCTCCCCGAGGAAGCCTTCCGGAAGATCCCGGTCCTGCGCAAGGGACGCCGGGAAATGCGGTTCGGGACGCGTCCGGTCTAG
- a CDS encoding tRNA (adenine-N1)-methyltransferase: MRRERGRLGPGEAVLFVDRKGREYLRFLRPGTRVPLRGGTLEADSLIGSPEGSVVRTGSGEPFLVVRPTFAHLVPNLPRRAQVIYPKDIGPILLWGDIFPGARVVEVGAGPGALTIALLRAVGPEGSVVSYEHRPDFARMARENVHRFLGPATNWTLRVTDAFEGIEEREVDRMVVDLAEPWRLVEHAARALRPGGILVAYLPTVLQLKHLYDAIEGDRRFGNAETMETLLRFWHVKERSVRPEHRMIGHTGFVTVVHRLAEPGETTGATEEEETGIR; this comes from the coding sequence ATGAGGCGAGAGCGGGGGCGGCTCGGGCCCGGAGAGGCGGTCCTTTTCGTCGACCGCAAGGGCCGCGAATATCTCCGTTTTCTGCGCCCGGGCACTCGCGTCCCGCTCCGCGGCGGCACCCTGGAAGCGGACTCCCTCATCGGGAGCCCCGAGGGGTCGGTGGTCCGGACGGGCTCCGGGGAGCCCTTTCTCGTCGTGCGGCCGACGTTCGCGCATCTCGTTCCCAACCTGCCCCGCCGCGCGCAGGTGATCTACCCGAAGGACATCGGCCCGATCCTCCTCTGGGGGGACATCTTCCCCGGAGCCCGCGTCGTCGAGGTCGGCGCGGGACCCGGCGCCCTCACGATCGCGCTGCTGCGCGCCGTCGGTCCCGAGGGAAGCGTCGTTTCCTACGAACACCGGCCCGACTTCGCACGCATGGCGCGCGAGAACGTGCACCGCTTTCTCGGCCCCGCGACGAACTGGACGCTGCGGGTGACCGACGCTTTCGAGGGGATCGAGGAGCGCGAAGTCGACCGGATGGTGGTCGACCTCGCCGAGCCGTGGCGTCTCGTCGAGCACGCCGCACGCGCCCTGCGACCCGGCGGGATCCTCGTCGCGTACCTGCCCACGGTGCTGCAACTCAAGCACCTCTACGACGCGATCGAGGGCGATCGGAGGTTCGGGAACGCCGAAACGATGGAGACGCTCCTGCGCTTCTGGCACGTCAAAGAGCGAAGCGTTCGGCCCGAGCACAGGATGATCGGTCACACGGGCTTCGTCACGGTCGTCCACAGGCTCGCCGAACCGGGAGAAACGACCGGAGCGACGGAAGAAGAGGAGACCGGGATTCGTTGA